A single genomic interval of Aedes aegypti strain LVP_AGWG chromosome 1, AaegL5.0 Primary Assembly, whole genome shotgun sequence harbors:
- the LOC110674143 gene encoding tigger transposable element-derived protein 2-like has product MNSPGESKPIKRKHTTLTLAKKLDIIRDVEAREISYEQIAKKYGVGCSSVSRFVKQKETIKSKVDTYREHGVEERRTLKVQSFPLLEQALFVWVLQQRNANVVVPSEVLKAKAKQLFEHFQGKGCYEECHFLASNGWARRFRNRFGLRTADEKAAAGRKLNRIRYTFMPCSNMDGTLKLKLMFIGMSENPRDLPRDKKSLPVSYYNAKKAWMTRALFQKWFDEEFVPAVRKFSKENDLEPKALLVLDNCSAHHIG; this is encoded by the exons ATGAATTCGCCGGGGGAAAGTAAGCCGATCAAGCGGAAGCACACAACACTAACTCTGGCTAAAAAGCTGGATATCATCCGGGATGTTGAAGCTCGTGAGATATCTTACGAGCAAATCGCCAAAAAATACGGAGTTGGATGTTCATCTGTGAGCCGATTCGTTAAGCAAAAGGAGACCATCAAATCAAAAGTAGACACCTATAGAGAACACGGAGTTGAGGAGCGACGAACTCTGAAGGTACAGAGTTTCCCGTTGCTAGAACAGGCATTGTTCGTATGGGTATTACAGCAACGGAATGCTAACGTTGTAGTTCCGTCGGAAGTGCTAAAGGCAAAGGCCAAACAGCTCTTTGAACACTTTCAAGGAAAGGGATGTTACGAAGAATGCCACTTTCTGGCATCAAATGGATGGGCTCGCCGTTTCCGAAATCGTTTTGGCCTACGCACTGCT GATGAGAAAGCTGCCGCTGGCCGTAAACTCAATCGAATCAGGTACACTTTCATGCCTTGCTCGAATATGGACGGAACCCTGAAATTGAAGCTTATGTTCATCGGCATGTCGGAAAACCCTCGAGATTTACCGCGCGATAAGAAATCACTTCCGGTTTCTTATTATAATGCAAAAAAGGCCTGGATGACTCGGGCTTTATTTCAGAagtggttcgatgaagagtttGTTCCAGCTGTGCGCAAGTTCAGTAAGGAAAATGACCTGGAACCTAAAGCACTGTTGGTATTGGATAATTGCTCGGCTCACCACATAGGATGA